From the Leptolyngbya sp. CCY15150 genome, the window TTATTACGTTGTGGTTGCACCCTGAGTTTTTACGCCTCTGGCAGCAAGCTGTTGAGAGACCGCCCCTAGTGTACGGGGTGGAGATAAAGGCAAGTTTAAGCTTTCTCAATTGGCAGGATGGGGGCTGTGGGAGGACATAACGATTGGCCAGCATTTCGACGTCGCTTCATGCCCAAATCCTGATGCAAAGAGGGTTGAGTGACGCCAAAATCCGTCCCCTGAGCTTCCTGACGCGCAGCGGGTTGAGCGAAGCCGAAACCCGGTGTAGCTGCATCGAGCAGCGGGTTGAGCGAAGCCGAAACCCGTCACCCAAGCTGCATTTCATGGCGTCCACCGACTTACACCCGAGAAATCCAGGTACAATGCAGCAGAGTACATTCGATCTAGCTCCAATCGACCTCCGATCTACCTGCGATGACTGCGCCCTCCCTCGATCGCCCCTACCAAGATTTTCTCCAGGATCTGAAACAACGCATTCAGGCGGCCCAAGTGCGGGCTGCCCTAGCGGTTAACTGCGAACTCATCACCCTCTATTGGCAGATTGGCCGAGACATTCTCAGCCGCCAGCAGGCCCAAGGCTGGGGAGCCAAGGTGGTGACCCAATTGTCGCAAGATTTGCGCCAGGCGTTTCCAGACATGAAGGGCTTTTCCCGCACAAACCTGCTCTACATGCGGGCGTTTGCCGAAGCCTACCCCGACGAGGCAATTGTTCAACAGGTTGTTGGACAAATTCCTTGGGGGCACAACATTCGTCTGTTGGAAGCTGTCAAAGATCCAGCAGAACGGCTGTGGTATGCCCAACAAGCGATCGCCCATGGCTGGAGCCGCAATGTGTTGGTGCATCACATCGAACGCCAGCTCTATCAACGTCAGGGAGAAGCCATCACCAATTTTGAAACTGCTCTACCCAAGGCCCAGTCTGACCTCGCGCAGCAGTTGATCAAAGATCCCTACAACTTTGACTTCCTCACCCTCGAAGCCGATCGCCAAGAGCGCGACTTGGAGAGAGCCCTGACGGATCACATCCGCGACTTTCTCTTGGAGCTAGGCGTGGGGTTTGCCTTCATCGGCAGTCAGTATGCCATGGAGGTGGGCGGCAAGGACTATCGCATCGACCTGCTGTTCTACCATGTACAACTCTATTGCTATGTGGTGATTGATCTGAAGATGGGGGAATTTGAGCCAGAGTTTTCCGGCAAGATGAATTTCTACGTGTCTGCCGTGGATCACCAGTTGCGATCGCCCCGAGATGCCCCCACCATCGGCATTATTCTCTGTAAATCGAAGGACAAAACCGTGGTTGAATATGCCCTCCAGGGTCTCAACAAACCCATCGGCGTGTCTACCTACCAGCTCAGTGATGCCCTGCCGGAAGACCTCCAAGGCACCTTGCCCACCGCCGAACAACTGCGCCGAGAACTCAACCAGCCCATTCCCTAGACCCAAATTTTTCTTACCATGCAATCCAATTGGTGAGTTGCTTCGTAACTATTTGTGAAGGTGTCTGAGAAGACGCCTGCTTGTGGAGAGATGCGCGTTAGCCGCTTTCCATGGTGGGATAGATGTCAATGTGCTGTATTGGTCAAAAACACGTGAAAACTGCGTGTTTTCGCCAATAATCGAGAGAAATCAGCCTAAAGTTTGATTTTTCTCACAGTTAGAGTCTCTATCTTGTATTCACGGCAACAGACATTTTTTTTGCTGTTGAAGTAGACGCAGTTTAGTTGAACGAGGAACGTTACTATGGCCTTACTAAAGTCCCTGATGATTGCTGGAGCGAGTGCTGTGGGAGTGGCGATCGCCCTGCC encodes:
- a CDS encoding PDDEXK nuclease domain-containing protein, with the protein product MTAPSLDRPYQDFLQDLKQRIQAAQVRAALAVNCELITLYWQIGRDILSRQQAQGWGAKVVTQLSQDLRQAFPDMKGFSRTNLLYMRAFAEAYPDEAIVQQVVGQIPWGHNIRLLEAVKDPAERLWYAQQAIAHGWSRNVLVHHIERQLYQRQGEAITNFETALPKAQSDLAQQLIKDPYNFDFLTLEADRQERDLERALTDHIRDFLLELGVGFAFIGSQYAMEVGGKDYRIDLLFYHVQLYCYVVIDLKMGEFEPEFSGKMNFYVSAVDHQLRSPRDAPTIGIILCKSKDKTVVEYALQGLNKPIGVSTYQLSDALPEDLQGTLPTAEQLRRELNQPIP